AACCGCCGGTGGTACCACCGGAGAGAAATACCAGCCCGATGCCGATACCTACCAGTAACCCGGCAAAAACAGAGGCCAGCAGGGTGTTCTGAGTTACCGGTGTGGCGTGGTTTTCTGTGATATAGAGGAAGAGGGAGCAGAAGATAATCCCCAGTATGGTGTAATACATGGTTCGTTTGTCCAGCACCCGGTAGCCCACCACGATCAATACGGCATTAATCAGGAAGTTCATTATGCCTGGCGACCATCCGAAATAGTAGTAGGTTACGATGGTTAAGCCGATCACGCCGCCTTCAGAGAGTTTATTGGGTATGGCGAGATAATTTATACCCACCGCAAAGATGAATGCGCCTAATACGATGAGCAAAATATTCTTTATATGTTCTTTCATACTGCAAAATTATAGCATTTTGGAGCAACCCGTAAAATCCCTGTTAAGAGGCTGCTGTGGAGAAAAAAATATTTTTGAATTTTTTTGTATGTCTGTTTGGAAATATTAAAACTCGATGTATATTTGTCTACCATTTCAGTAGACTAATAAGTTTACTATTGCAAAGGGAGAGCGGCAATTGCTCCCGGCATCCTTAGAGCCACCAGCGAGGTGCTGTGCCAGATTAATAATTTACGTGTAAACGAGTACACTATGAAACAGCACAACCTGCGTGGCACGCGTTCTGACGCGCGACTATCAATAATTTCCGATACCTGTTCCCGTTATCATCCGGCAAGCTGCTATTGTAGCAGTTGTTGCTGAGCTGAAAGATCTTGCGTTCTGTAAGCTGTAAATAGAATGCCTGGAGAGGCTGCGGGGACGGTATGCTGCAAATTTATTGGTGGTAAATTTTTCAGTATCATGCCTACCCGCACCGCCCGGCATTATCAGCCGGAATTCTGCTTAAAGTATTGAAGGCTCCAGTAGATACCAGCTGTAAGGTATTTATATGAAGCACAAGTTAAACTCAGTTCCATGGGGCATTGTTGCAAACAATACTGGTGGGGTTTGTTGGCGATGGTCCCATGAACTGTCAGTTTAAAAGAAATTGTCTGTTTACTATATATTACGCTGCTTGTTCATCATTGTTCACTTTTGTTTATGAGTAATAGAAATAGATTTAGAAGGTTACAATCATCTTTACAACAATTATTTCATATAACTGACTAACTGCTTCGGTTATACGTTTTTCGGAAAGCCTAACAAAATATAGGAACCACCTGTTTTCAGGAAGGGTGCCCAGTGCCAGCAAGTCCCGATGTAAACATCGGGACTTCTTTATTTTCAGCCTTAAAATTTGCGCGCTACCTGCGACAGTGGCGCTCCCCCGTGAGAATTGCCATAAGGATAGAAGCCTTCACCATTTGCATCTTATCCCTGGAAAGGGCCGGTATCCCGTGAGCGTTGTCATAAGGATGTATGCTATCACCATTTGCATCTTATCCTTGGAAAGTGGCGCTCCCCCGTGAGAATTGCCATAAGGATATATGCTTTCACCATTTGTATCTTATCCCAGGGAAAGGGGGCGCCCGCCAGCGGCGGGCGCCCCCTTTCCCTTTTTCCCGTGCCGAAGGCACGGGAAAAAGGGAAAAAATATTCGCCATAATCATCTACATAAAAAAATTATAAATGCTTTTATGGAAAAACATTTTCCCCAACATCTACTATAAAAGCAATTTACCATGGACTCAACTAAAATCCGGAATGAAGAATTCCTCGATATTCTGTTTGCAGGCAGAAACAAAGAGTATGGCGCTTACGAATTACGCAGCCGTTACAACGCACGTGTACGCAATGCCGTTATGGGAACCGCAAGTATAGTATTGGTAATGGTTGGCGGTTATATATGGAATAACGCCGACGCAAACCATACAGAGCGGATACACAAACCGCTGATTCCTGTTACGATCATGCCAACACCTATCGATCCTATTACAGAAAAGCCTCCGGTATTACCTCCACCACCTGCTACGCAGGCTACACCTCCGCCATTGGCAACAATGAATAAGTATGTTGCGCCGGTAGTAACCTCCGAAAATGTGGAAGAGGAAGTGCCAACACATGATGAATTGAGAGATCATGCCATCGGTTATAAAAATGAAGTGGGCGTAGAGGGAGGAGCTGATAATGTAGCTGATTTATTAAAAGGTAATGGAGGTGATGGAGTTGTGAAACCTCCGGTGGCAGAGGCCCGCGAAGAAATTGTCAGCTTTGTGGAAATCATGCCGGAATTCCCGGGTGGTGAAAAAGCCCTGATGAAATACCTCAATAACAATGTGCATTATCCAAGGGTGGCAGAGGAAAATGGTATTGAAGGCACCGTCTATATTCAGTTTGTTGTCTGGAAAGATGGCAGTATCTCAGAAGTAAAGCTCACCGGTGCCCATAAAGGCGGCGGACTCGAGGAAGAAGCCGCCAGGGTAGTGAGAAGCATGCCTAAGTGGAAACCCGGCAGGCAAAACGGACAGTATGTTGCAGTATACTATACGTTGCCTATCAGCTTCCGCTTAACGAATAACTAAGTCCTGGTAAAGAATTGCTATCAACGGATCAAATGGACAGTATCAAAAACCTCTCCTTCCGCCATTGGAGAGTTCCAACAAACAGTTAACACAAAATCATCACTTTTCAGTCATTGCAATTTTCCTAAAGGGTCGGTCATCCATAAAGACCGGCCCTTTTTTCTTTTTTTTCTTTGTTGTTAAACAATAGCCTCCTTAACCTTATTATAATAGTATATTAACCTATAGCCGTCACAGTGAACGTTTTCGTTATATTATATTTGATAAAATTCAAGCATTTTGACTGTTTGTAAAAAAATAATTAAAAAATAACTCGTTTCGATTATAAACAACTAAACGGAATTATTATTAATTTAACGGCCGCTTAGTTCGCATCTTCGACCAATTTAAAGGAATATATAGTTATGGAAGCGCCGGTTAATAATTCTTTGCAACAGTTTAAGAATCTGGTTGGGACAAAGTTTCAGCTTTATAACAGCCTCTTCACTTCGCTGCCATTCCATCGCGTGGAAAAGACGGGAATATTCCTGTCGCTTTTCTTGCTCCACTGCGAAGAAGGGTACGCCAAAGGCGGGAGCCCCCAGGAAATCCTGGACTCCTTCTTCGATCAATACACCAATTACAAGGACGAACAAAAGAAAATTGACTTACTGTTCCGGTTTGTTCAATACGCAGAAAGACAAGTAGTATTATTCGATGCCCTGGAAGATGCTGCATTCCGCCATATCCGCGACATGCAAGGCGCCGGTACCCTCCGCCACCTCCAGTCGGAAGTGGTGCAGGAACAGGCACAAGATGAGTTGAAGGAAAAATTAAAGGATTTTTCCGTTCGCCTCGTCCTGACCGCTCATCCTACACAATTCTATCCAAGCGAAGTGCTGGGTATCATCAACGACCTGGCAAAAGCCCTGATCGAAGATAATACCGCACAGGTAAACTCCTACCTGCAGCAACTGGGTAAAACGCCTTTCTTCAAAAAAGAAAAGCCTACCCCCTACGACGAGGCTATCAGCCTGGTCTGGTTCCTGGAAAATATCTTCTACCAGGCAGGCGGCCGCATCATGTCCTTCATGAAAGGTCAGTTCCCCGGCGCCATCACCAACGAAACTTCCGTACTCCGTATGGGCTTCTGGCCCGGTGGCGACAGGGACGGAAATCCATTCGTGACAGCGCCTACCACCGTGGAAGTAGCCGCAGCACTGCGCGCTTCCATCATGAAATGCTACTTCAGGGAAGTAAGATCGCTCAAACGCCGCCTTACCTTCAAGAATGTAGAAAACGTAGTAGCTGCCCTGGAACAGAAACTCTCCAGAAACCTTTTCCAGCCTGGTCATATCTCTGATATTACCCAGCAGGAAATACTGGGTACGCTGTCGGATATACGTAAAACTATTATTGAAGAGCATAACGGCCTCTTTGTACACCTGGTAGATAACCTGATCGGTAAGGTACAGATCTTCGGACTGTTCTTTGCCACACTGGATATACGCCAGGATAGCTCTGTACACGAAGCACTGCTGGACACTATCGCCACTGTCTCCGATTCGCTGCCGGCCAACTATTCTTCGCTGAATGAGCAGGATAAGATCGCGGCATTATTAAAGGTTACACAACCTGTTGATATTGCGAAACTGGAATTACCGTTGCATAAAGATGCCATCCAGACAATCGGCAGCATCCGTAAAATCCAGCAGGAAAACGGAGAAGAAGGCTGTAACAGGTACATCATCAGCCATAGCACCAGCGCCCTCAGCGTAATGGAAGTGTATGGCCTTTTCCTGCTTAGCGGCTGGAAAAAAGAAGAGATGTCTGTGGATATCGTGCCGCTGTTCGAAACGATCGATGACCTGCGTCATGCGGGTGGCGTCATGAAAAACCTTTATGAGAACCCCGACTACAGGGAGCATCTGCGTCGCCGTGGCTGCAAACAAACCATCATGCTCGGTTTCTCTGACGGTACCAAAGATGGAGGCTATCTGATGGCCAACTGGAGTATCTACAAAGCAAAAGAAGAACTAAGCAAGATCTCCAAAGAATATGGTATCAGTGTAGTCTTTTTTGATGGCCGCGGAGGTCCTCCTGCACGTGGTGGCGGTAAAACGCACCAGTTCTACGCCAGTATGGGCCGCAATATTGCCAATAAGGAAATTCAGCAAACCATACAGGGGCAAACGATCAGTTCTAACTTCGGAACCATTGATGCTGCACAGTTTAATATGGAACAACTGGTGCATGCCGGTATCTCCAATGAGCTGTTCTCTTCCCGCGAGGTAACCCTCACCAGCGAAGAGGAACACCTGTTGCAATCGCTTGCTGATGCTGGTTATAGCGCCTATAATAAATTAAAAACTCATCCGCACTTCCTGGGCTACCTGGATCATGCGAGTCCGCTCCGCTACTACGCAGAAGCGAATATCGGGAGTCGCCCGAGCAAGCGTAATTCCAACGCCAAACTGAACCTCAACGACCTGCGTGCCGTACCTTATGTAGGCGCCTGGAGTCAGCTGAAACAGAACGTTCCTGGCTATTATGGCGTGGGTAGCGCGCTGGAGCAGCTGGATAAGCACGGGCGGTGGTCTGCAGTACAGCACCTGTACCAGCATTCCCTGTTCTTCCGTACGCTCCTTGATAACTGTGAGATGGCCATGAAGAAAAGCTATTTCCCGCTGACCGCTTACCTGGCAAAGCATCCACAGTACGGAGAAGTATGGAATATGATCTATAACGAATACGAGCTCACGAAAAAGTATTTGTTGATGCTGACCGGTGGTACCGACCTGATGGCCAACAGTCCGATTGATCAGCTATCCATACAGATGCGTGAACGTATTGTGCTGCCGTTGCTGACAGCCCAGCAATATGCGTTGCTGAAAATCCGTGAACTGGATGCACATCCGGAAAACGGTGAAGGCAAAGAGACGTATGAAAAATTGGTGATGCGTTGCAGCTTTGGCATTATCAATGCCGGCCGTAACTCAGCATAATAATGCAATTTGAAGGGAATCGGCGTGTTTCATACAACAGCCGGTTCCTTTATTTTTTTCTTTTTAGTTGTGTTGAGATAATGTTTGTTTAGAAGCAGTAGGAGTTTGTTGATAATAGCAGGTTTTATTACAGTGAATACGACATAAGGAAGTGTTTCTTGTTCTGAAATTGTAAAAATTTTATTACACAGAAATTACATATAATTATTTTATGTAGTAATTACAGGTAGAAAACAAGGAGGCTGTTATCAACAAACTCCTTTGCTATTCGGGGATTTTGGCAGATATGGCTGATTTTATGCAAACGTTTGCATGATTTGATTATATAACAATGGTGCGGGAAAGTGGAGAAAAAAAACTACGCCCTGCATGAAAAACTACTACTTTTACACCTCCATTTATAGTAACTATTCTTCATTATGGCAAACAGCTTATATGATTTTGGAATGATTGGCCTCGGGGTAATGGGTCGCAACCTGTTGCTCAACATGGCTGACCATGGTTTTTCCGTTATCGGCTTTGATAAGGACGCCACTAAGACAGGCGCACTGGAATCCGCTGCTACGGCAGGCACCACCGTGAAAGGTGTAGCCGATCTCGCTACCATGGTACAACTGCTGGAAAGCCCGCGCAAATTAATGATGCTGGTACCTGCAGGACAACCCGTAGATGATGTGATCGAGTCATTGATTCCATTGCTGGAAAAGGGTGATGTAGTGATAGATGGTGGTAACTCCCACTATACCGACACCTTACGTCGTGTAAAATACCTCCGCGAAAAAGGTATCCATTTTATGGGTATCGGTGTTTCCGGTGGCGAACAAGGTGCACGTACCGGTCCTAGCATTATGCCAGGCGGCGACCAGGATGCTTATGCCAAGGTGAAACCTATGCTGGAAGCTATCGCAGCAAAAGTAAACG
The Chitinophaga sp. Cy-1792 genome window above contains:
- a CDS encoding energy transducer TonB gives rise to the protein MDSTKIRNEEFLDILFAGRNKEYGAYELRSRYNARVRNAVMGTASIVLVMVGGYIWNNADANHTERIHKPLIPVTIMPTPIDPITEKPPVLPPPPATQATPPPLATMNKYVAPVVTSENVEEEVPTHDELRDHAIGYKNEVGVEGGADNVADLLKGNGGDGVVKPPVAEAREEIVSFVEIMPEFPGGEKALMKYLNNNVHYPRVAEENGIEGTVYIQFVVWKDGSISEVKLTGAHKGGGLEEEAARVVRSMPKWKPGRQNGQYVAVYYTLPISFRLTNN
- a CDS encoding phosphoenolpyruvate carboxylase; the encoded protein is MEAPVNNSLQQFKNLVGTKFQLYNSLFTSLPFHRVEKTGIFLSLFLLHCEEGYAKGGSPQEILDSFFDQYTNYKDEQKKIDLLFRFVQYAERQVVLFDALEDAAFRHIRDMQGAGTLRHLQSEVVQEQAQDELKEKLKDFSVRLVLTAHPTQFYPSEVLGIINDLAKALIEDNTAQVNSYLQQLGKTPFFKKEKPTPYDEAISLVWFLENIFYQAGGRIMSFMKGQFPGAITNETSVLRMGFWPGGDRDGNPFVTAPTTVEVAAALRASIMKCYFREVRSLKRRLTFKNVENVVAALEQKLSRNLFQPGHISDITQQEILGTLSDIRKTIIEEHNGLFVHLVDNLIGKVQIFGLFFATLDIRQDSSVHEALLDTIATVSDSLPANYSSLNEQDKIAALLKVTQPVDIAKLELPLHKDAIQTIGSIRKIQQENGEEGCNRYIISHSTSALSVMEVYGLFLLSGWKKEEMSVDIVPLFETIDDLRHAGGVMKNLYENPDYREHLRRRGCKQTIMLGFSDGTKDGGYLMANWSIYKAKEELSKISKEYGISVVFFDGRGGPPARGGGKTHQFYASMGRNIANKEIQQTIQGQTISSNFGTIDAAQFNMEQLVHAGISNELFSSREVTLTSEEEHLLQSLADAGYSAYNKLKTHPHFLGYLDHASPLRYYAEANIGSRPSKRNSNAKLNLNDLRAVPYVGAWSQLKQNVPGYYGVGSALEQLDKHGRWSAVQHLYQHSLFFRTLLDNCEMAMKKSYFPLTAYLAKHPQYGEVWNMIYNEYELTKKYLLMLTGGTDLMANSPIDQLSIQMRERIVLPLLTAQQYALLKIRELDAHPENGEGKETYEKLVMRCSFGIINAGRNSA